From the genome of Clostridia bacterium, one region includes:
- a CDS encoding rubredoxin: MKWRCQVCGYIHDGEEAPEKCPKCGSPKDKFVQLTEKEAELVERSRFTNSLHVELLGLLAEVQDLAESGIDDNLDPGCLAIFKKAEQAAIELSQSVKAEIQTHVNKGKWG; encoded by the coding sequence ATGAAATGGCGTTGTCAGGTCTGCGGCTATATCCATGATGGCGAGGAGGCCCCAGAGAAGTGCCCCAAGTGTGGGTCTCCCAAGGACAAGTTTGTTCAGCTGACTGAGAAAGAGGCTGAATTGGTGGAGCGGTCCCGGTTTACCAACAGCTTGCACGTGGAGCTCCTAGGGCTTTTAGCCGAAGTTCAGGACCTAGCCGAAAGCGGCATCGATGATAACCTTGACCCCGGCTGCCTGGCCATCTTTAAGAAAGCCGAGCAGGCCGCAATAGAGCTCAGCCAGTCGGTCAAGGCTGAGATCCAAACCCATGTCAACAAGGGCAAGTGGGGTTAA